From the Panthera leo isolate Ple1 chromosome C1, P.leo_Ple1_pat1.1, whole genome shotgun sequence genome, one window contains:
- the NMUR1 gene encoding LOW QUALITY PROTEIN: neuromedin-U receptor 1 (The sequence of the model RefSeq protein was modified relative to this genomic sequence to represent the inferred CDS: deleted 1 base in 1 codon), whose translation MNYQGSLSDVSGGSLSSVPQTPLCFNCSFLPGDMSPTEAGSPVPCNGSRAWGVFGPEDLNLTDEELRLKYRGPRQTELFVPICATYLLIFVVGAVGNGLTCTVILRHKAMRTPTNYYLLSLAVSDLLVLLVGLPLELYEMWHNYPFLLGAGGCYFRTLLFETVCLASVLNVTALSVERYVAVVHPLQARSTMTRVHVRRVLGAIWGLAVLCSLPNASLHGIQHLEVPCRGTVPHSAVCTLVRSRALYNLVVQITTLFFFCLPMATISVLYLLIGLRLQRERLLLLRQEAGGRAKSSESRRFQRPQDQGRTQVTKMLFVLVVVFGVCWAPFHVDRLMWSFVSSWTEGVYLAFQYVHIISGVFFYLSSAINPVLYNLMSSRFRETFQEALCLGARRRYHRPCHNSHSLSRVTVGSTLCDLGSLGTRAHPLTENGGREGQQETDPF comes from the exons ATGAATTACCAGGGATCTCTGAGTGATGTTTCC GGGGggtctctctcttctgttccacagACTCCTCTCTGCTTCAactgctccttcctccctggagACATGTCCCCGACGGAGGCAGGGAGCCCGGTGCCCTGCAATGGCAGTAGGGCCTGGGGGGTCTTTGGCCCTGAGGACTTGAACCTGACCGATGAGGAACTGAGACTCAAGTACCGGGGCCCCCGGCAGACGGAGCTGTTCGTGCCCATCtgcgccacgtacctgctgaTCTTCGTGGTGGGCGCCGTGGGCAACGGGCTGACCTGCACGGTCATCCTGCGCCACAAGGCCATGCGCACGCCCACCAACTATTACCTCCTCAGCCTCGCTGTGTCGGACCTGCTGGTGCTGCTCGTGGGCCTGCCCCTGGAGCTCTATGAGATGTGGCACAACTACCCCTTCCTGCTGGGCGCTGGTGGCTGCTACTTCCGCACGCTGCTCTTCGAGACGGTCTGCCTGGCCTCGGTGCTCAATGTCACCGCCCTGAGTGTGGAGCGCTACGTGGCCGTGGTGCACCCGCTGCAGGCCAGATCCACGATGACTCGGGTCCACGTGCGCCGCGTACTCGGAGCCATCTGGGGCCTCGCCGTGCTGTGCTCTCTGCCTAACGCCAGCCTGCACGGCATCCAGCATCTGGAGGTGCCCTGCCGGGGCACGGTGCCCCACTCAGCTGTGTGCACCTTGGTCCGCTCGCGGGCCCTCTACAACCTGGTGGTGCAAATCACCACTCTGTTCTTCTTCTGTTTGCCTATGGCCACCATCAGCGTGCTCTATCTGCTCATCGGGCTTCGGCTGCAGCGGGAGAGACTGCTGCTGCTCAGGCAGGAGGCCGGGGGCAGGGCCAAGTCCAGCGAGAGCCGCAGGTTTCAGCGGCCGCAGGATCAGGGTCGGACACAGGTGACCAAGATGCTGT TCGTGCTGGTCGTGGTGTTTGGAGTCTGCTGGGCCCCTTTCCACGTCGATCGCCTCATGTGGAGCTTTGTGTCCAGCTGGACCGAGGGCGTGTACCTGGCCTTCCAGTACGTGCATATTATCTCCGGCGTCTTCTTCTACCTCAGCTCCGCCATTAACCCTGTGCTTTACAACCTCATGTCGAGCCGTTTCAGGGAGACTTTCCAGGAAGCCCTGTGCTTGGGGGCCCGGCGCCGCTACCACAGGCCCTGCCACAACTCCCACAGCCTCAGCAGGGTGACCGTGGGCAGCACCCTGTGTGACCTGGGCTCCCTGGGCACCAGGGCCCACCCTCTGACTGAGAATGGTGGCcgagaggggcagcaagagacTGACCCCTTCTGA